In the Pseudomonas sp. DTU_2021_1001937_2_SI_NGA_ILE_001 genome, one interval contains:
- a CDS encoding LysR family transcriptional regulator, protein MRTHFFKIVQTVAQHGSFSEAAAILGCSQSNISYAIKEVEDYFEKRLFIRSRTGCTLTPEGKVISQTLGQMLATLEQLKKMESAAPLPSTTAPMYRKPISVPHWITSPGTTRTFN, encoded by the coding sequence ATGAGAACCCACTTCTTCAAGATCGTCCAAACCGTCGCGCAGCATGGCTCTTTCTCGGAAGCCGCAGCCATTCTCGGTTGCAGCCAGTCCAACATCAGCTACGCCATCAAGGAAGTCGAAGACTACTTCGAAAAGCGCCTGTTCATCCGCAGCCGCACCGGTTGCACCCTCACCCCGGAAGGCAAGGTCATCAGCCAGACCCTGGGTCAGATGCTGGCGACCCTCGAACAGCTAAAAAAAATGGAGTCAGCGGCTCCGTTGCCATCCACTACAGCACCCATGTACAGGAAACCAATCTCGGTCCCTCACTGGATTACCTCGCCCGGCACTACCCGGACATTCAACTGA
- a CDS encoding FAD/NAD(P)-binding protein: MNTIRIAIIGLGSRGLSVLEQFIALSREHPQLALQLELFDPQTPGSGLHHAEQPDHLMLNTMAGQLSAFCTAHPASQPPGPTFLQWCQAQDLRLDTRGHLAPQGTGRPIGFGDFVPRRLLGRYLRDAYQWLLAHCPASLKVLEHRQRVCRVRPALAGPGWVLDSEQGEHGHFDGLFITTGHAPSLPLTEPGERVAIEGLGLTAMDTLAALTEGRGGRFCADHSLAGWRYQPSGREPRIWLFSRSGLPFHARPQGAAAAHLPWPRLFFTVEAIDALRRQAPDGQLDFAVEVLPLIEQEMRAVFYQASVQRQAPDQLAGLQQALRDTRAPQVLFAELAQRWGAFEPARWLAGEGWSGQGADYAAWFRQWIEHDLRRSRLGVAGSPLTQALEVWRDCRDLLRRVVDHDGLHPASTQAFYQRFAGLSNRLVGGPQKERYEDLLALLDAGVVQVLPPCMAVQEGQRVWLRPLDGSQPALEVDSLIHARNAHSGLSQASGSLLGDLLQQGLIRAAHPYPADGVAVDPAHRALHPDGTPHPRLWLLGPAVEGSTFYNHYVPTPDPRCLAPLQARQAVQDCLASLAMPCALAG; this comes from the coding sequence ATGAACACGATCCGAATCGCCATCATCGGCCTGGGCTCGCGTGGCTTGAGCGTGCTGGAACAGTTCATCGCCCTGAGCCGTGAGCACCCGCAGCTGGCGTTGCAGCTGGAGCTGTTCGACCCGCAGACGCCCGGCAGCGGCCTGCATCATGCCGAGCAGCCGGACCACCTGATGCTCAATACCATGGCTGGGCAGTTGTCGGCGTTCTGCACCGCGCACCCGGCCAGCCAGCCGCCGGGGCCGACCTTCCTGCAGTGGTGCCAGGCCCAGGATCTGCGCCTGGATACGCGGGGCCACCTGGCGCCGCAAGGCACGGGGCGCCCCATCGGCTTCGGCGATTTCGTGCCGCGGCGGTTGCTGGGCCGCTACCTGCGCGACGCCTACCAATGGCTATTGGCCCATTGCCCGGCGTCACTCAAGGTGCTGGAGCATCGACAACGGGTTTGCCGGGTACGCCCGGCGTTGGCCGGGCCGGGCTGGGTGCTGGACAGCGAACAGGGCGAGCACGGCCATTTCGATGGGCTGTTCATCACTACTGGGCATGCCCCGTCGCTGCCTTTGACCGAGCCCGGTGAACGGGTGGCTATCGAGGGCCTGGGCCTGACCGCCATGGATACCTTGGCAGCGCTGACCGAAGGGCGCGGCGGGCGCTTCTGCGCCGACCACAGCCTGGCCGGCTGGCGTTACCAGCCCAGTGGCCGGGAGCCGCGCATCTGGCTGTTTTCGCGCAGCGGCCTGCCGTTCCACGCTCGCCCGCAAGGTGCCGCAGCAGCGCACCTGCCATGGCCCCGGTTGTTCTTCACCGTCGAAGCCATCGACGCGTTGCGGCGGCAGGCGCCAGACGGCCAGCTGGATTTCGCCGTCGAGGTGCTGCCGCTGATCGAGCAGGAAATGCGCGCGGTGTTCTACCAGGCCAGCGTGCAACGCCAGGCCCCCGACCAGCTTGCCGGACTGCAACAGGCGTTGCGCGACACCCGCGCGCCGCAAGTGCTGTTCGCCGAGCTGGCGCAGCGCTGGGGCGCATTCGAACCGGCGCGCTGGCTGGCTGGCGAAGGCTGGTCAGGGCAGGGCGCTGATTACGCTGCCTGGTTCCGTCAGTGGATCGAGCACGACCTGCGGCGCAGCCGCCTGGGCGTGGCGGGCAGCCCGCTGACCCAGGCCCTGGAAGTGTGGCGCGACTGTCGTGACCTGCTGCGCCGGGTGGTTGACCACGACGGTTTGCACCCGGCTTCGACGCAGGCGTTCTATCAGCGCTTCGCCGGGCTCTCCAACCGCCTGGTGGGCGGTCCGCAGAAAGAGCGCTACGAAGACCTGCTGGCGTTGCTCGATGCCGGCGTGGTCCAGGTGTTGCCGCCGTGTATGGCGGTGCAGGAGGGCCAGCGGGTGTGGTTGCGCCCGCTGGATGGCAGCCAGCCGGCGCTGGAAGTCGACAGCCTGATCCACGCCCGCAACGCCCACAGCGGCCTGAGCCAGGCCTCCGGCAGCTTGCTTGGCGACCTGTTGCAACAGGGGCTGATTCGCGCCGCGCATCCGTACCCGGCCGACGGCGTGGCGGTCGACCCGGCGCACCGGGCGCTGCACCCCGACGGCACGCCACATCCCCGCCTGTGGCTGCTCGGCCCGGCGGTGGAGGGCAGCACCTTTTACAACCACTACGTGCCGACCCCCGACCCCCGTTGCCTGGCACCGTTGCAGGCCCGCCAGGCGGTGCAGGACTGCCTGGCCAGCCTGGCCATGCCCTGCGCGCTGGCGGGCTGA
- a CDS encoding LysR substrate-binding domain-containing protein, whose protein sequence is MHYSTHVQETNLGPSLDYLARHYPDIQLSVLHTHQLQPSLDPLQREAADILILPSTVLDEQHIEHHRWSDHYVLVIARSICKRAVPLTDLVRGVRYVAWRHPGQDHLYAQLAAAQLRLSHRGELSCLDTLLDLVSKGHCLAVLPSALLPVSDPGLEYLSLPVPVKRRISVVARPTSLLSNAANVVIEALKKAPAQPPRRLERV, encoded by the coding sequence ATCCACTACAGCACCCATGTACAGGAAACCAATCTCGGTCCCTCACTGGATTACCTCGCCCGGCACTACCCGGACATTCAACTGAGCGTGTTGCATACGCATCAGCTACAGCCCAGCCTCGACCCCCTGCAGCGCGAAGCGGCCGATATCCTCATTCTGCCGAGCACCGTGCTCGACGAGCAGCACATCGAGCACCATCGTTGGTCAGATCACTACGTGCTGGTGATCGCCCGCAGCATTTGCAAGCGTGCCGTCCCGCTGACCGACCTGGTGCGCGGTGTGCGCTACGTGGCCTGGCGGCATCCCGGCCAGGATCATCTGTACGCCCAGCTGGCCGCCGCGCAGTTGCGCCTGAGTCATCGCGGCGAACTCAGCTGCCTGGACACCCTGCTGGACCTGGTCAGCAAGGGGCACTGCCTGGCGGTACTGCCCAGTGCCTTGCTGCCGGTCAGCGATCCCGGCCTGGAATACCTCAGCCTGCCGGTGCCGGTGAAGCGGCGGATCAGCGTGGTGGCGCGGCCGACGTCGCTGTTGTCCAACGCTGCCAATGTGGTGATCGAGGCCCTCAAAAAAGCCCCGGCCCAGCCCCCTCGGCGTCTGGAACGGGTGTAG
- a CDS encoding serine hydrolase domain-containing protein, whose amino-acid sequence MTHALQALWHRAVDSGRIVGGVLLLAEAGKIRYASARGWADREAGRCMQRDTPLRLASLSKLLSSVTVLRLAELGQLDLDGAVSDWLDYFTPRLADGSPARISLRQLLCHTAGLGYGFELPPGHAYWRAGVSDGLDSATLSLEQNLRRLAELPLLFAPGSAWRYSLATDVLGAMIEAASGLPLAAAIQLHVTGPLQMQATGFAGDQHLARAYKDTSGLPVLIGEDDTLQLDGGVARLSARRIWQADAYASAGAGLVGTADDYLRLLECLRQGGAPLLSPASTALLLGNALGDLPMASRGPGWGFGLGPAILTDPRRAGQPQGPGTWGWCGLYGCHYWVDPQAQRSLVVLTNTAVAGAWGALADGLVAALY is encoded by the coding sequence ATGACCCACGCACTGCAAGCGCTGTGGCACCGCGCGGTGGACAGCGGGCGCATCGTCGGCGGTGTGCTGCTGCTGGCCGAGGCGGGCAAGATTCGCTATGCCTCGGCCCGCGGCTGGGCCGACCGTGAGGCGGGCCGGTGCATGCAGCGCGACACGCCGCTGCGCCTGGCCTCGCTGAGCAAGCTGCTGAGTTCGGTGACGGTATTGCGCCTGGCCGAGCTGGGCCAGTTGGACCTGGACGGCGCGGTCAGTGACTGGCTGGACTACTTCACCCCGCGCCTGGCCGACGGCAGCCCGGCACGCATCAGCCTGCGCCAGCTGCTGTGTCACACCGCCGGCCTTGGCTACGGCTTCGAACTCCCACCCGGGCATGCCTACTGGCGGGCCGGGGTGTCCGATGGCCTGGACAGCGCGACGCTGAGCCTGGAGCAGAATCTGCGGCGGCTGGCCGAGCTGCCGCTGCTGTTCGCGCCGGGTAGCGCCTGGCGCTATTCACTGGCCACCGACGTGCTCGGTGCGATGATCGAGGCCGCCAGCGGGCTGCCTTTGGCCGCTGCTATCCAACTGCATGTCACAGGCCCCTTGCAGATGCAGGCCACCGGCTTTGCTGGTGACCAGCACCTGGCGCGGGCCTACAAGGACACTTCAGGGCTGCCGGTGCTTATCGGCGAGGATGACACCCTGCAGCTGGACGGCGGCGTGGCAAGGCTGAGCGCCCGGCGCATCTGGCAGGCCGACGCCTACGCTTCGGCCGGCGCCGGACTGGTGGGCACGGCGGATGATTACCTGCGCTTGCTGGAGTGCCTGCGCCAGGGCGGCGCTCCGCTGCTGAGCCCGGCCAGCACGGCATTGCTGCTGGGAAATGCGCTGGGCGATCTGCCCATGGCCAGCCGCGGTCCCGGCTGGGGCTTCGGCCTCGGCCCGGCGATTCTCACCGACCCGCGCCGCGCCGGTCAGCCGCAAGGCCCAGGCACCTGGGGCTGGTGCGGCCTGTACGGCTGCCACTACTGGGTCGACCCTCAGGCGCAACGCAGCCTGGTGGTGCTGACCAATACGGCGGTGGCGGGGGCCTGGGGGGCCTTGGCGGATGGCCTCGTGGCGGCGCTTTATTGA
- a CDS encoding DJ-1/PfpI family protein — MTLNIGIYVFDDVEVLDFAGPYEVFTTATRMHARNSRDERPLFNVFTIGRSTAPVRARAGLKVDPDYAIDDHPHLDCLVVPGGVVTAELEKRDVIDWISGQAVPDRLVASVCTGAFLLAQTGKLNGRQVTTHWEDIADLKEMFPSVDVLSTLRWVDEGAFITSAGISAGIDMSLHLVERLHDRALAERTALQMDFDWTEND, encoded by the coding sequence ATGACACTCAATATCGGCATCTACGTATTCGACGACGTCGAAGTACTGGACTTCGCGGGGCCCTATGAAGTGTTCACCACCGCGACCCGCATGCATGCCCGCAACAGCCGCGACGAGCGTCCGCTGTTCAACGTCTTCACCATCGGTCGCAGCACCGCGCCGGTGCGCGCCAGGGCCGGGCTGAAGGTCGACCCGGACTACGCCATCGATGACCACCCGCACCTCGACTGCCTGGTGGTGCCGGGCGGCGTGGTCACCGCCGAGCTGGAAAAGCGCGATGTCATCGACTGGATCAGCGGCCAGGCGGTGCCCGACCGCCTGGTCGCTTCCGTATGCACCGGCGCTTTTCTGCTGGCACAGACCGGCAAACTCAATGGTCGCCAGGTGACCACCCACTGGGAAGACATCGCCGACCTCAAGGAAATGTTCCCGTCCGTGGACGTGCTCAGCACCTTGCGCTGGGTGGATGAAGGCGCGTTCATCACCTCGGCCGGTATCTCTGCCGGTATCGACATGAGCCTGCACCTGGTCGAGCGTCTGCACGACCGTGCCCTGGCCGAGCGCACTGCGCTGCAGATGGATTTCGACTGGACCGAGAACGACTGA
- a CDS encoding LysE family transporter produces MYAIPYELTLLTALAGAFIVLIISPGPNFLVITQLSYSQSRQQGICAGLGVASGSIIWALLAATGLGLVFQQLPWLQPGLQLLGGAYLTWLGSKSLRSAGSQPAPRDIGALGIGSLSRAYRFGLLTNMTNPKALAFYTSVFTTVAAPGLPLWVRGAGVSIIAVLAISWFVLLATLFSIPAVQARYRRMKKAIDIITGLFMVGFGVRLLLGLLLA; encoded by the coding sequence ATGTACGCGATTCCCTACGAACTGACCTTGCTCACCGCCCTGGCCGGTGCCTTCATCGTGCTGATCATCAGTCCCGGACCGAACTTTCTGGTCATCACCCAGCTGTCGTACAGCCAGTCACGCCAGCAGGGTATCTGCGCCGGTCTGGGCGTGGCGTCCGGCAGCATCATCTGGGCGTTGCTGGCCGCCACCGGTCTGGGCCTGGTGTTCCAGCAACTGCCCTGGCTGCAGCCGGGCCTGCAATTGCTCGGCGGGGCCTACCTGACCTGGCTGGGCAGCAAGAGCCTGCGCAGCGCCGGCAGCCAGCCCGCCCCGCGTGACATCGGCGCCCTGGGCATCGGCTCGTTGAGCCGCGCCTACCGCTTTGGCCTGCTGACCAACATGACCAACCCCAAGGCACTGGCCTTCTACACCAGCGTGTTCACCACCGTGGCTGCACCGGGCCTGCCGCTGTGGGTGCGTGGCGCGGGCGTATCGATCATCGCGGTGCTGGCGATTTCCTGGTTCGTGCTGCTGGCCACGCTGTTCTCGATTCCGGCGGTGCAGGCGCGTTACCGGCGCATGAAGAAGGCCATCGACATCATCACCGGGCTGTTCATGGTCGGTTTTGGCGTGCGCCTGCTGCTCGGCCTGCTGTTGGCCTGA
- the ftrA gene encoding transcriptional regulator FtrA — protein MKNHLVVALIYNQLCTFEFGCTVEVFALKRPELGVPWYEFATYAVDDGPITAAGGITITPTAGDVLLENADTIIVPGWRGVEAEVPARLIEQLQAAHARGARICSICTGAFVLAAAGLLNGHKVTTHWRFTDLLASMYPELTIQPNELYVDEEHIVTAAGSAAGLDMMLHLVRKDHGAKVANMVAQRMVIPPHREGGQSQYATRQLVSTSDAPISNLMDWIRSDLQRPITIKDMADKAAVSTRTLHRSFMECTGLTPYDWLLGERVAYAKELLESPKVRLIEVVEKSGFGSEESFRRHFRNLVGVSPTSYRKQFARA, from the coding sequence ATGAAGAATCATCTGGTCGTCGCCCTCATCTATAACCAGCTGTGCACCTTCGAATTCGGCTGCACCGTCGAGGTATTCGCCCTCAAGCGCCCGGAACTGGGCGTACCCTGGTATGAGTTCGCCACCTACGCGGTGGACGATGGGCCGATCACCGCTGCGGGTGGCATCACCATCACCCCCACCGCTGGCGACGTGCTGCTGGAGAACGCCGACACCATCATCGTGCCCGGCTGGCGCGGCGTAGAGGCCGAAGTGCCAGCCCGCCTCATCGAACAGTTGCAAGCCGCGCATGCACGCGGCGCGCGGATCTGCTCGATCTGCACCGGTGCCTTCGTGCTGGCCGCCGCCGGCCTGCTCAACGGCCACAAGGTCACCACCCACTGGCGCTTCACCGACCTGCTGGCCAGCATGTACCCGGAGCTGACCATCCAGCCCAATGAGCTGTACGTGGATGAGGAGCACATCGTCACGGCCGCCGGCTCTGCCGCCGGGCTGGACATGATGCTGCATCTGGTGCGCAAGGACCACGGCGCCAAGGTGGCCAACATGGTCGCCCAGCGCATGGTCATCCCGCCGCATCGCGAAGGCGGCCAGTCACAATACGCCACGCGCCAGCTGGTGAGCACCAGCGACGCGCCAATCTCCAACCTCATGGACTGGATCCGCAGCGACCTGCAGCGCCCGATCACCATCAAGGACATGGCCGACAAGGCCGCCGTCAGCACCCGCACCCTGCACCGCAGCTTCATGGAGTGCACCGGGCTGACGCCCTACGACTGGCTGCTGGGCGAACGCGTCGCCTACGCCAAGGAACTGCTGGAATCGCCCAAGGTGCGGCTGATCGAAGTGGTGGAAAAGAGCGGCTTCGGTTCCGAGGAGTCGTTCCGGCGGCATTTTCGCAATCTGGTCGGGGTCAGCCCCACCAGCTACCGCAAGCAGTTCGCCCGGGCCTGA
- a CDS encoding iron-containing alcohol dehydrogenase, translated as MHTSNWHYPTSIRVGAGRVRELPDACRASGIRRPLLITDRDLGGLPMIQQALDDCRRELGQCGLFDQVKGNPTGGNVAAGLQAYREGGHDGVIAFGGGSALDAAKAVALMTGQNRPLWDFEDIGDNHLRADPDGIAPLVAVPTTAGTGSEVGRAAVITDEQARVKRTLLHIRMMPRVAILDARLTLGLPAQLTAATGMDALTHCMEAWCSPAWHPMAEAVSVKGLQMIQEHLPRVVRDGQDLEAREQMLVASSLGAAAFQRGLGGVHAIAQSLGALYDHHHGLLNAILLPYVLLANQPALQRQMDDLAHYLRLPKSGFSGVMDWLLALREGSGIPHSLAALGIDERDAELVGRMAYADGCSHTNPIRHDAEAYTRIFCHALRGM; from the coding sequence ATGCACACCAGCAACTGGCATTACCCCACCTCCATCCGTGTCGGCGCCGGCCGCGTGCGCGAACTGCCCGACGCCTGCCGGGCCAGCGGCATCCGTCGACCCCTGTTGATTACCGACCGCGACCTGGGCGGCCTGCCGATGATCCAGCAGGCCCTGGACGATTGCCGTCGTGAACTGGGCCAGTGCGGCCTGTTCGACCAGGTCAAGGGCAACCCCACCGGCGGCAACGTCGCCGCAGGTCTGCAGGCCTACCGCGAGGGTGGCCATGATGGCGTCATCGCTTTCGGCGGTGGCTCGGCGCTGGATGCAGCCAAGGCCGTGGCGCTGATGACCGGCCAAAACCGTCCGTTGTGGGACTTTGAAGACATCGGTGACAACCACCTGCGTGCCGACCCCGACGGCATTGCGCCGCTGGTGGCCGTGCCGACCACCGCCGGCACTGGCTCGGAGGTCGGACGCGCGGCGGTGATCACCGACGAACAGGCCCGCGTCAAACGCACCCTGCTGCACATTCGCATGATGCCCAGGGTAGCGATTCTCGATGCACGGCTGACCCTTGGCTTGCCAGCCCAGTTGACCGCCGCCACCGGCATGGATGCTCTGACGCACTGTATGGAAGCCTGGTGTTCGCCGGCCTGGCACCCGATGGCCGAGGCGGTGTCGGTCAAGGGCCTGCAGATGATCCAGGAACACCTGCCCAGGGTGGTGCGCGACGGCCAGGACCTCGAAGCCCGCGAGCAGATGCTGGTGGCTTCCAGCCTCGGCGCGGCGGCGTTCCAGCGCGGCCTGGGGGGCGTACACGCTATCGCCCAGTCGCTGGGCGCGCTGTACGACCATCACCATGGCTTGCTCAATGCGATCCTGCTGCCCTACGTGCTGCTGGCCAACCAGCCGGCGTTGCAGCGGCAGATGGACGACCTGGCGCATTACCTGCGCCTGCCCAAGTCGGGTTTCAGCGGGGTGATGGACTGGCTGCTGGCGCTGCGCGAGGGCAGTGGCATTCCACACAGCCTGGCGGCGCTGGGTATCGACGAGCGCGATGCCGAGCTGGTCGGGCGCATGGCCTACGCCGATGGCTGTTCGCACACCAACCCGATACGGCATGACGCTGAGGCCTACACACGGATCTTCTGCCATGCCCTGCGGGGAATGTGA
- a CDS encoding restriction endonuclease → MSPKKISPFTALLQLASVLPWWANVALAITSAALLHALAATPVGVDPRHIDKALISSAFKGMATFGQFFLPLVFASAAVASFVGRRKRRQLLESLAKPGGNKLVNLTWREFELAVGEALRRQGFVVQENRGAGPDGGVDLRLQRDGETYLVQCKHWRAQQVGVAVVRELYGVMAAEGAVGGYVVTSGRFTRAAEDFGHGRNLQLVDGAVLQRWIDERVEPSGSPVTAPEAPMPPAQPAMPAPPAPAPAPAPVSTMAPGCPHCKKPMLMKTARTGPNAGGQFWGCSDYPQCRGIRAYRAPLTPTPPVVAKHRANQPHQ, encoded by the coding sequence ATGTCACCTAAGAAAATCTCGCCATTTACTGCTCTGCTGCAGCTCGCCAGCGTCCTGCCCTGGTGGGCCAACGTTGCCTTGGCTATCACCTCTGCGGCGCTGTTGCACGCCCTGGCCGCCACCCCAGTGGGGGTAGACCCGCGACACATCGACAAGGCGTTGATCAGTTCAGCATTCAAGGGCATGGCCACCTTCGGGCAGTTCTTTCTGCCCTTGGTGTTCGCCAGTGCTGCGGTGGCGTCGTTCGTGGGCCGACGCAAGCGCCGCCAGTTGCTGGAGTCCCTCGCCAAGCCGGGCGGCAATAAACTGGTCAACCTCACGTGGCGGGAGTTTGAGTTGGCCGTAGGGGAAGCGCTGCGGCGCCAGGGCTTCGTGGTCCAGGAGAACCGAGGCGCAGGTCCGGATGGCGGGGTGGACCTGCGCTTGCAGCGTGATGGCGAAACCTACTTGGTGCAGTGCAAGCACTGGCGCGCACAGCAAGTAGGCGTCGCCGTCGTACGTGAGCTGTACGGCGTAATGGCCGCCGAAGGCGCAGTAGGCGGTTACGTGGTCACCAGCGGGCGTTTCACCCGTGCTGCCGAAGACTTCGGGCACGGCCGTAACCTGCAATTGGTCGATGGTGCGGTACTGCAGCGCTGGATCGACGAACGTGTCGAGCCGTCCGGCAGTCCGGTAACGGCGCCTGAGGCGCCGATGCCGCCAGCACAGCCAGCAATGCCAGCGCCTCCCGCACCCGCACCCGCACCCGCACCCGTATCGACGATGGCGCCCGGCTGCCCGCACTGCAAGAAACCCATGCTCATGAAAACGGCCCGCACCGGCCCCAACGCGGGCGGGCAGTTCTGGGGTTGCAGCGACTACCCCCAGTGCCGGGGGATTCGCGCCTACCGCGCACCGCTCACCCCCACGCCGCCCGTTGTGGCAAAGCACCGAGCCAATCAGCCCCATCAATAA
- a CDS encoding methyl-accepting chemotaxis protein → MFNKLSISQKLYLSFATVCVIIAILVAGAYRGFEQVQEATDSNLHTYQVLGDTQSALEQLINIETGMRGFVIASKDTFLEPLIAGEKVFAEKLQSLRKLTADNPEQQRRLSQLDETQKRWMNEDVNPIIALRKDLTARNQPDDELDKRITAGADKAKMDSMRATLAEIKGAENQLLVKRSQHMKDAKDLALMILIWGGLAAVVLSLVMAATLARSTTARLQLAIDAATAIANGKLDTVIDTSSHDELPKAFDRMQKRLRETIQQINQAARELVVAVQQISGASTQLSGAIHEQSTSASAMAATIEELTVSIHHVSENADEAHQIASQSGEQSKEGAQVIESTLSSMSGIAKTVQHSSAQVADLGQHSEHISSIIGVIQGIADQTNLLALNAAIEAARAGEQGRGFAVVADEVRLLAQNTGKSTKEISGMIEKIQAGVRDTVETMRSGVDEVNQGVAMAGTAGQAIIGIRDSSSKVLHVVDQISFALREQTAASQDVARSVERSAQMAEQNNQSVQELLKTSGNLNTLAAGLQREVAKFQV, encoded by the coding sequence ATGTTTAATAAACTTAGCATTTCGCAAAAGCTTTACCTCAGTTTCGCCACCGTCTGCGTCATCATTGCCATTCTGGTAGCAGGTGCCTATAGAGGGTTTGAACAAGTTCAAGAGGCCACGGACAGCAACCTGCATACTTATCAGGTACTGGGTGACACTCAATCGGCGCTAGAGCAGTTGATCAATATCGAAACCGGTATGCGTGGCTTCGTTATTGCGTCCAAGGACACTTTTCTGGAACCGCTTATTGCTGGGGAAAAAGTTTTCGCTGAAAAACTTCAGTCACTCAGAAAGTTGACCGCCGACAACCCGGAGCAACAACGACGCTTGTCACAGCTGGATGAAACACAGAAGCGCTGGATGAACGAGGATGTCAATCCGATCATCGCGCTGCGCAAGGACCTGACCGCCCGCAATCAGCCGGATGACGAACTGGACAAACGCATTACCGCCGGTGCCGACAAGGCCAAGATGGACAGCATGCGGGCGACCCTGGCTGAGATCAAAGGCGCCGAGAACCAGTTGCTCGTCAAACGCAGCCAGCACATGAAGGACGCGAAGGACTTGGCGTTGATGATCCTGATCTGGGGTGGCCTGGCTGCCGTCGTCTTGTCGCTGGTCATGGCTGCGACCCTGGCGCGCAGTACCACGGCACGCCTGCAGTTGGCCATTGATGCCGCTACCGCGATTGCCAACGGCAAGCTGGATACCGTGATCGACACCAGCAGCCATGACGAGCTGCCGAAAGCCTTCGACCGCATGCAGAAGCGCCTGCGTGAGACCATTCAACAGATCAACCAGGCCGCGCGCGAGCTGGTGGTTGCCGTGCAGCAGATCTCCGGTGCTTCCACGCAGCTGTCCGGGGCCATTCATGAGCAGTCGACTTCAGCCTCGGCGATGGCTGCGACCATCGAAGAGCTGACCGTCAGCATCCACCACGTGTCGGAGAACGCCGACGAGGCCCACCAGATCGCCAGCCAGTCGGGCGAGCAATCCAAGGAAGGCGCACAGGTCATCGAGAGCACGCTGTCGAGCATGAGCGGCATCGCCAAGACCGTGCAGCACTCCTCGGCGCAGGTCGCCGACCTGGGTCAGCATTCGGAGCACATCTCCTCGATCATTGGTGTGATTCAGGGCATTGCCGACCAGACCAACCTGCTGGCGCTCAACGCCGCCATCGAGGCTGCACGTGCCGGCGAACAGGGCCGTGGTTTTGCCGTGGTGGCCGATGAAGTGCGCCTGCTGGCACAGAACACCGGCAAGTCGACCAAGGAAATCTCCGGCATGATCGAAAAGATCCAGGCCGGGGTGCGTGACACCGTCGAAACGATGCGCAGTGGTGTGGATGAGGTGAACCAGGGCGTGGCCATGGCCGGTACGGCGGGGCAGGCGATCATCGGTATTCGCGACAGCTCCAGCAAAGTGCTGCATGTCGTCGACCAGATCTCCTTCGCCCTGCGTGAGCAGACCGCTGCCAGCCAGGACGTAGCGCGCAGCGTGGAACGTTCGGCGCAGATGGCCGAGCAGAACAACCAATCGGTGCAAGAACTGCTGAAAACCAGCGGCAACCTCAACACCCTGGCCGCCGGCCTGCAGCGCGAAGTGGCCAAGTTCCAGGTCTGA